One part of the Merismopedia glauca CCAP 1448/3 genome encodes these proteins:
- a CDS encoding ribonuclease R family protein, with protein sequence MEFSIATLLAQFSGEKLVAPKALEKKLGCEDETSIEKLQIVLDALEKIGVLVKERGRYRRTYEEGVVEAKLRCSSKGFCFAIQDAEQGEDIYIRESYLNHAWNGDRVLVKITKEGTRRRSPEGEVKVILDRANPSVLARIKQNNQGFAAVPLDDRLLFELQLIANGHPLETSIEHLVHVEVVRYPIAQYPPIGKVARILGSDAEAADETEIVSCKHDLRRSFTPEALAAAASIAKVELGDISDSDRLDLRQLLTLTLTSQSPLELGESPIIETAFTLEKSSEEQSLLGIHIADVAHYILPETLLDHEARRRGTAVYLGETLLPLFPNTVSQRCSLQVDADKLAISILLSIDTTGNVTEFEIQPSLIRVDRHLTYEEVQGIITSESHLELPEVVREMLGQLLTISTAIRGRRLERGSFELDLPDGKSHYPDEGQLGVITVGATAIASLLKELVILANHAVAAHLQALSLPAIYCMQKPPHPDDLDDLLKLATNLGMSWKLQQEDEVRSSDFQNFTRLSQESEVNTVLNYLLQSTLKPVTYSKTPGHHFGLAYSDPYTHCVSPLQRYGDLLVQRAIEQMLVHGRDRRSSNSKDSVNLRHSSCHGKISWNVLSPNLAEELDSQFTPAISQLNEREKIALDAESDYQGLKKAELMKERTGEVFQGIITGVQSYGFFVEIEDLLVEGLVHVSSLKDDWYEFRSRHACLVGRKNGTAYRLGDRVEVQVKSVDYYRQQIDLVTVGGGSEANGDDIEPEE encoded by the coding sequence ATGGAATTTTCAATCGCCACATTGCTCGCTCAATTCTCAGGAGAGAAATTAGTCGCTCCCAAAGCTTTAGAAAAGAAATTAGGCTGTGAAGATGAAACCAGTATTGAGAAATTACAGATAGTTCTCGATGCTCTGGAAAAAATTGGCGTTTTAGTCAAAGAACGGGGAAGATATCGCCGCACTTATGAAGAAGGGGTAGTAGAAGCCAAGCTCAGATGTTCTAGCAAAGGCTTCTGTTTTGCGATTCAAGACGCAGAACAAGGAGAAGACATATACATCCGCGAAAGCTATCTCAATCACGCTTGGAATGGCGATCGCGTGTTGGTAAAAATCACTAAAGAAGGGACGAGACGGCGCAGTCCAGAAGGAGAAGTCAAAGTCATTCTAGACCGGGCCAATCCTTCAGTTTTAGCGAGAATTAAGCAAAATAATCAAGGTTTTGCGGCTGTTCCCCTAGACGATCGCCTCTTATTTGAGCTACAGTTAATTGCCAATGGTCACCCCCTAGAAACCTCCATCGAACACTTAGTACACGTCGAAGTTGTACGCTATCCCATCGCTCAATATCCTCCAATTGGTAAAGTAGCCAGGATTTTGGGGAGTGATGCAGAAGCGGCTGATGAAACCGAAATTGTCAGTTGTAAGCACGATTTAAGGCGAAGTTTTACTCCAGAGGCTCTAGCTGCGGCAGCTTCAATTGCTAAAGTTGAATTAGGAGACATTAGTGATAGCGATCGCTTGGATTTGCGTCAGTTACTCACCCTGACTCTCACGAGTCAATCTCCTCTGGAGTTGGGTGAATCTCCCATTATAGAAACAGCTTTTACCTTAGAAAAAAGCTCAGAAGAACAGTCCTTGTTGGGAATTCATATTGCCGATGTGGCTCATTATATTCTTCCAGAGACACTCTTAGATCATGAAGCTAGAAGGCGCGGAACCGCAGTTTACTTGGGAGAAACCCTTTTACCTTTATTTCCCAATACCGTTAGCCAGCGTTGTTCTTTGCAAGTCGATGCAGATAAGTTAGCGATTTCGATCCTATTAAGTATCGATACGACAGGTAATGTCACTGAATTTGAAATCCAACCGAGTCTAATTCGAGTCGATCGCCATTTAACTTACGAGGAAGTTCAGGGGATTATCACTTCGGAATCTCATCTAGAGTTACCCGAAGTAGTACGGGAAATGCTCGGACAACTATTGACGATTAGTACTGCAATTCGGGGACGAAGGCTAGAAAGAGGCAGTTTTGAGCTAGACTTACCAGATGGCAAATCCCACTATCCAGATGAAGGACAGTTAGGAGTAATTACAGTTGGTGCGACCGCAATCGCCTCTTTACTCAAAGAATTGGTCATTTTAGCCAATCATGCTGTAGCTGCTCATCTCCAAGCTCTAAGCTTACCAGCCATCTACTGTATGCAAAAGCCACCCCACCCAGACGATCTAGATGACTTGCTCAAATTAGCCACTAATCTGGGGATGAGTTGGAAATTACAACAAGAAGACGAAGTTCGTTCCAGTGATTTTCAAAATTTCACTCGTTTGTCTCAGGAATCGGAGGTGAATACCGTACTCAACTATTTACTCCAATCAACTTTAAAGCCAGTCACCTATAGTAAAACCCCAGGTCATCACTTCGGTCTAGCTTACAGCGATCCTTATACTCATTGCGTCTCACCTCTGCAACGGTATGGAGATTTACTAGTCCAAAGAGCGATCGAGCAAATGTTGGTTCACGGGCGCGATCGCCGTTCTAGTAACTCGAAAGATAGTGTTAATCTCCGGCATAGTAGCTGTCACGGGAAAATTAGCTGGAATGTCTTGTCTCCCAATTTAGCCGAAGAATTGGATAGTCAATTTACACCTGCGATTTCCCAACTCAACGAACGGGAAAAAATTGCGCTGGATGCAGAATCAGATTATCAAGGTTTAAAAAAAGCCGAACTGATGAAAGAACGGACTGGTGAAGTCTTTCAAGGAATTATCACTGGAGTACAATCCTATGGCTTCTTTGTCGAAATCGAAGATTTGCTAGTCGAAGGATTAGTCCACGTCAGTTCCCTCAAAGATGACTGGTACGAATTTCGTTCTCGTCACGCTTGTTTAGTCGGTCGAAAAAATGGTACAGCTTACCGTTTAGGCGATCGCGTGGAAGTTCAAGTCAAAAGTGTCG